The following are from one region of the Mangifera indica cultivar Alphonso chromosome 14, CATAS_Mindica_2.1, whole genome shotgun sequence genome:
- the LOC123196476 gene encoding putative uncharacterized protein DDB_G0294196 produces the protein MASGSSGGANSGFKGFDFASDDILCSYEDYANQDSTNGDHSDPVISSSSNKDFQRNRRSRPSVYSGNAYGQPEDSLNQDVTSMVELTMKKHTDNLIRFLEGISSRLSQLELYCYNLDKSMGEMRSELVRDHSEADTKLKSLEKHIQEVHRSVQILRDKQELVETQKELAKLQLVQKEASSSSHSQSTEERASPAASEAKKNENASDMNNQQLALVLPHQVAPQQQPVAPPSQPPVQNVTHQQSYYMPASQSPNPPAPVPVPVPVPSQQPQGQYLSSDPQYRTSQMPDPSRLAPQVTQSQVNPMPPGHQFPPQYHQQWPQQLPQSVQQTQQPSMQPQIRPPSTAVFPTYAPTQPTSPPPEMLPSSGSMHVSYSGVPQPVSSRADVMPYGYGAPARTVPQQAPPPQQIKSSYGPQPGDGYAAAGPLPTLPPGSAYMMYEGEGGRMHHPSQQSHYVQGGYPPPNSQPTAGTKLMTRTPNHSQFLGNHLHNELIEKLVSMGFRGDVVVSVIQRMEESGQPVDFNAVLDRLNLHSSGGSQRGWSG, from the exons ATGGCTTCTGGATCGTCAGGCGGGGCCAATTCTGGCTTCAAGGGCTTTGATTTTGCTTCCGATGACATTCTCTGCTCGTATGAAGACTACGCCAACCAGGATTCTACTAATGGAGATCACTCGGATCCAGTGATTAGTTCCAGTTCCAACAAG GATTTTCAAAGGAACAGAAGGTCAAGACCATCAGTGTATTCTGGGAATGCCTATGGCCAGCCGGAAGATTCTCTCAACCAAGATGTAACTTCTATGGTTGAACTAACCATGAAAAAACATACTGATAACCTCATACGTTTTCTTGAGGGAATTAGTTCACGTTTATCACAGTTGGAATTGTATTGTTATAATCTTGATAAATCAATGGGTGAAATGAGGTCTGAATTAGTGCGTGACCATTCAGAAGCAGATACAAAGCTTAAATCACTTGAGAAACATATTCAGGAG GTCCACAGATCTGTGCAGATCCTAAGAGACAAGCAAGAACTTGTTGAGACACAAAAAGAGTTAGCAAAGCTTCAACTTGTGCAGAAAGAGGCATCCTCTTCAAGCCATTCACAATCCACTGAGGAGAGAGCCTCACCAGCTGCCTCTGAAGCTAAAAAGAACGAAAATGCTTCTGATATGAACAATCAGCAATTAGCTCTGGTCCTCCCCCATCAAGTAGCTCCACAGCAACAGCCTGTGGCACCCCCTTCTCAGCCACCTGTGCAGAATGTGACACATCAGCAATCCTATTATATGCCTGCAAGCCAATCACCAAACCCCCCAGCCCCAGTTCCAGTCCCAGTCCCTGTCCCAAGTCAACAGCCTCAAGGTCAATATTTGTCTTCTGATCCTCAATACCGAACTTCCCAAATGCCAGATCCTTCTAGGTTGGCCCCACAGGTTACGCAATCTCAGGTTAATCCAATGCCTCCTGGCCACCAGTTTCCCCCTCAGTATCACCAGCAATGGCCACAGCAGTTACCTCAGTCAGTACAACAAACACAACAGCCCTCAATGCAGCCCCAGATCAGGCCCCCATCAACCGCAGTTTTCCCAACTTATGCTCCCACCCAACCAACAAGTCCACCTCCAGAGATGCTGCCAAGTAGTGGATCTATGCATGTGTCATATTCAGGAGTTCCTCAGCCAGTATCTAGCCGTGCTGATGTGATGCCTTATGGATATGGAGCACCTGCTAGAACAGTTCCGCAGCAAGCACCACCACCTCAGCAAATTAAGAGCAGTTATGGGCCACAACCTGGTGACGGTTATGCAGCTGCTGGGCCACTTCCCACTCTTCCTCCAGGTAGTGCATATATGATGTATGAAGGTGAAGGGGGCAGAATGCATCATCCATCCCAACAATCTCACTATGTACAGGGTGGATATCCTCCACCAAATTCTCAACCTACTGCAGGTACTAAACTTATGACCCGGACTCCAAACCATTCACAATTCTTGGGCAACCATCTGCACAATGAGTTAATTGAGAAATTGGTGAGCATGGGTTTTAGGGGTGATGTTGTGGTGAGTGTGATTCAGAGAATGGAAGAGAGTGGTCAGCCTGTGGATTTTAATGCAGTGCTTGACAGGTTGAATTTGCATTCTTCTGGGGGTTCTCAGAGAGGATGGTCAGGATAG
- the LOC123195620 gene encoding callose synthase 12 — translation MSNLRHRAGSARPRHDHQPEEEEPYNIIPVHNLLADHPSLRYPEVRAAAAALRTVGSLRTPPYVQWLPHMDLLDWLALFFGFQKDNVRNQREHLVLHLANAQMRLTPPPDNIDTLDGGVLRKFRRKLLKNYTNWCSYLGKKSNIWISDRNSDQRRELLYVSLYLLIWGEAANLRFMPECICYIFHNMAMELNKILEDYIDENTGQPVMPSISGENAFLNFVVKPIYETIKAEVDSSGNGTTPHSAWRNYDDLNEYFWSKRCFQKLKWPIDIGSNFFVLSSRTKHVGKTGFVEKRSFWNLFRSFDRLWVMLILFLQAAIIVAWKGKNYPWQALEEREVQVSVLTVFITWSGLRFLQSFLDIGTQYKLVSRETMGLGVRMLLKSVVAAVWILVFGVFYGQIWAQKNRDNNWSSQANRRILNFLQAAAVFVLPELLAIALFILPWVRNFLERTNWKVFYLLTWWFQSKSFVGRGLREGLVDNLKYSLFWIVVLATKFSFSYFLQIKPLIEPTKLLLQLKDVKYEWYRAFPDSNRLAVGLLWLPVILIYLMDIQLWYSIYSSLVGATVGLFQHLGEIRNIQQLRLRFQFFASAMQFNLMPEEQLLNVRGTLRSKFNDAIHRLKLRYGLGRPYKKLESNQVEAYKFALIWNEIISIFREEDIISDREVELLELPQNSWNVRVIRWPCFLLCNELLLALSQAKELVDAPDKWLWHKISKNEYRRCVVIETYDSLKHLILNIIKVNTQEHSIMTVMFQEIDHSIEIERFTKTFKMSILPKIHAQLITLVELLNKPNKDLNKVVNSLQALYEIFIRDFFLEKRGTDQLVEDGLAPSNPALLFENAVQLPDPDYESFYRQVRRLYTILTSRDSMNNIPVNLEARRRIAFFSNSLFMNMPHAPQVEKMMSFSVLTPYYNEEVLYSKEQLRTENEDGISILYYLQTIYHDDWKNFMERMRREGMVKDNEIWTEKLKDLRLWASYRGQTLARTVRGMMYYYRALKLLAFLDSASEMDIREGTRELGSMRRDASLDSFGSARSSSVKSLSRNGSSVSMLFKGHEYGTALMKYTYVVACQIYGQQKEKKDPHAEEILHLMQNNEALRVAYVDEVSPGRGDEEYYSVLIKYDQQLQKEVEIYRVKLPGPLKLGEGKPENQNHALIFTRGDAVQTIDMNQDNYFEEALKMRNLLEEYRHYHGNRKPTILGVREHIFTGSVSSLAWFMSAQDTSFVTLGQRVLANPLKIRMHYGHPDVFDRFWFLTRGGLSKASKVINISEDIFAGFNCTLRGGSVTHHEYIQVGKGRDVGLNQISMFEAKIASGNGEQVLSRDVYRLGHRLDFFRMLSFFYTTVGFFFNTMLVVGTVYAFLWGRLYLALSGVESSAANDSETNKALGAILNQQFIIQLGLFTALPMIVENSLEHGFLQAIWDFLTMLLQLSSVFYAFSMGTRTHFFGRTVLHGGAKYRATGRGFVVQHKGFAENYRLYARSHFIKAIELGLILTVYAAYSPIAKDTFIYIAMSISSWFMVVSWIMAPFVFNPSGFDWLKTVYDFDEFMNWIWFHGGVFAKAEESWEQWWYEEQDHLRTTGLWGKILEIILDLRFFFFQYTLVYQLNIAAGSTSISVYLLSWIYVVVAFGIYAVISYARDKYAAEEHIYYRLVQFLLVIIAILVIIALMEFTKFKFIDLFTSLLAFIPTGWGLILIAQVFRPFLRSTRAWQAVVSVARLYDIMFGVIVMTPVAFLSWMPGFQSMQTRILFNEAFSRGLRIFQIVTGKKAKGDN, via the coding sequence ATGAGTAATCTGCGCCACCGTGCTGGCTCAGCCAGGCCCAGACACGACCACCAACCCGAAGAAGAGGAGCCTTACAACATAATACCTGTCCACAACCTTCTTGCTGACCACCCTTCGCTCCGGTACCCCGAGGTCCGCGCCGCTGCCGCCGCTCTCCGCACCGTCGGAAGCCTCCGCACGCCGCCCTACGTTCAATGGCTTCCCCACATGGACCTGCTTGATTGGCTCGCACTGTTCTTCGGATTTCAAAAGGACAATGTCCGAAACCAGCGTGAACACTTGGTTCTTCATTTGGCCAACGCTCAGATGCGTTTGACGCCACCTCCGGATAACATCGACACGCTGGACGGCGGCGTTTTGAGGAAATTCCGGCGCAAATTGTTAAAGAATTACACTAACTGGTGCTCGTATTTGGGGAAGAAATCTAATATCTGGATCTCGGATCGGAACTCCGACCAACGTCGTGAACTCTTGTATGTCTCGTTGTATCTATTGATTTGGGGTGAAGCAGCGAATCTGAGGTTCATGCCAGAgtgtatttgttatatttttcacAACATGGCCATGGAATTAAACAAGATTTTAGAAGATTATATTGACGAGAACACGGGTCAGCCCGTGATGCCTTCCATATCGGGTGAGAACGCTTTTTTGAACTTTGTGGTGAAGCCCATTTACGAGACGATAAAGGCTGAAGTGGACAGTAGTGGGAACGGAACAACGCCACATAGTGCGTGGAGGAATTACGATGATCTTAATGAGTATTTTTGGAGTAAGAGGTGTTTTCAGAAGTTGAAATGGCCAATTGATATTGGGAgtaatttttttgtgttgtcGAGTCGGACTAAACACGTCGGGAAAACTGGCTTTGTGGAGAAGCGATCGTTTTGGAACTTGTTTAGGAGCTTTGACAGGTTGTGGGTGATGTTGATATTGTTTCTTCAAGCAGCGATTATTGTGGCTTGGAAGGGGAAGAATTATCCGTGGCAAGCGTTGGAGGAAAGAGAAGTGCAGGTTAGTGTTTTAACTGTGTTTATTACATGGAGTGGATTGAGATTTTTGCAGTCTTTCTTAGATATTGGAACGCAGTATAAACTTGTTTCGAGGGAGACGATGGGACTTGGTGTAAGGATGTTGTTAAAGAGTGTTGTTGCAGCTGTGTGGATTTTGGTTTTTGGAGTGTTTTATGGGCAGATTTGGGCACAGAAGAATCGGGATAATAATTGGTCTTCTCAGGCAAATAGGcgtattttgaattttcttcagGCGGCAGCTGTGTTTGTTTTGCCTGAGTTGCTGGCAATAGCTTTGTTTATTCTTCCTTGGGTGAGGAACTTTCTGGAAAGAACGAATTGGAAGGTCTTTTATTTGTTAACATGGTGGTTTCAAAGTAAAAGTTTTGTTGGTCGTGGATTGAGAGAAGGGCTTGTGGATAATCTCAAGTATAGTTTATTCTGGATAGTAGTGTTAGCTACTAAGTTTTCATTTAGTTACTTCCTGCAGATCAAACCCTTGATTGAgccaacaaaattattattacaacTTAAGGATGTCAAGTATGAGTGGTATCGAGCCTTCCCTGACAGCAACAGGTTGGCTGTTGGGTTATTGTGGTTGCctgtaattttgatatatttgatgGATATTCAGCTTTGGTACTCAATTTATTCGTCACTTGTGGGGGCAACAGTGGGGTTGTTTCAGCATTTGGGTGAGATTCGAAATATACAGCAGCTGAGGCTTAGATTTCAGTTCTTTGCAAGTGCTATGCAGTTTAATCTAATGCCTGAAGAGCAGCTATTGAATGTGAGGGGAACGCTGAGGAGTAAATTTAATGATGCCATTCATCGGTTGAAATTGAGATACGGCCTTGGGAGACCCTATAAGAAGCTTGAATCAAACCAGGTTGAGGCATACAAATTTGCCTTGATATGGAATGAGATAATTTCCATTTTCAGGGAAGAGGATATCATTTCTGATAGGGAGGTTGAACTGTTGGAGCTGCCACAAAATTCTTGGAATGTAAGGGTTATTCGTTGGCCTTGTTTCTTGCTGTGCAATGAGCTGCTTCTAGCTCTTAGCCAGGCTAAGGAGCTGGTGGATGCTCCTGACAAGTGGCTTTGGCATAAGATTTCTAAGAATGAATATAGGCGTTGTGTTGTGATAGAAACTTATGATAGCCTGAAGCACTTGATTCTTAATATCATTAAAGTTAACACTCAAGAGCATTCCATTATGACGGTCATGTTTCAAGAAATTGATCACTCCATTGAGATTGAGAGGTTCACTAAAACATTCAAGATGTCTATTTTGCCCAAAATTCATGCCCAGTTGATCACACTTGTTGAGCTGTTGAACAAGCCCAATAAAGACCTTAACAAGGTGGTGAATTCGCTACAGGCCCtttatgagatttttattcgagatttttttttggagaaGAGGGGCACTGACCAGCTTGTTGAGGATGGTTTGGCTCCTAGTAATCCAGCCTTGCTGTTTGAGAATGCTGTTCAGTTGCCCGACCCTGATTACGAGAGCTTCTATCGTCAGGTTAGGCGCTTATACACAATTTTAACATCTAGGGATTCAATGAATAATATTCCTGTTAATCTTGAAGCAAGGCGCAGAATAGCCTTTTTTAGCAATTCACTCTTTATGAATATGCCCCATGCTCCTCAAGTTGAGAAGATGATGTCCTTCAGTGTTCTCACCCCTTACTACAATGAAGAAGTTCTCTACAGTAAAGAGCAACTACGAACTGAGAATGAGGATGGCATATCCATCCTGTACTATCTGCAGACAATTTATCATGATGACTGGAAGAATTTCATGGAGAGGATGCGCCGAGAAGGAATGGTGAAGGATAATGAAATCTGGACAGAGAAGTTGAAAGATCTGAGGCTTTGGGCATCGTACAGAGGCCAGACACTTGCTCGCACTGTGAGGGGAATGATGTATTATTACCGGGCTCTTAAGTTGCTGGCTTTTCTTGATTCTGCATCTGAGATGGACATTAGAGAAGGGACCCGGGAACTTGGTTCAATGAGGCGAGATGCCAGTTTGGATAGTTTCGGCTCAGCAAGGTCATCTTCAGTGAAAAGTTTAAGTAGAAATGGTAGTTCAGTTAGCATGCTATTCAAGGGCCATGAGTATGGAACCGCCTTGATGAAATACACATATGTTGTTGCCTGCCAGATATATGGGCaacaaaaggagaagaaagacCCCCATGCTGAAGAAATTTTGCATCTAATGCAGAACAATGAAGCCCTTCGAGTTGCATATGTTGATGAGGTTTCCCCAGGGAGGGGTGATGAGGAGTATTATTCTGTTCTGATAAAATATGATCAGCAATTACAGAAGGAAGTTGAAATCTACAGGGTCAAATTGCCTGGTCCCTTGAAGCTTGGTGAGGGAAAACCAGAGAACCAAAACCATGCCCTTATCTTCACCAGAGGAGATGCAGTTCAGACTATTGATATGAATCAGGACAATTACTTTGAGGAGGCACTTAAAATGCGGAATTTGTTGGAAGAATACAGGCACTACCATGGTAACAGGAAACCTACCATCTTGGGCGTTAGGGAGCACATTTTTACTGGCTCAGTGTCGTCACTTGCTTGGTTTATGTCAGCTCAGGACACCAGTTTTGTCACCTTGGGTCAGCGTGTCTTGGCAAACCCTTTGAAAATCCGAATGCATTATGGCCATCCTGATGTCTTTGACAGGTTTTGGTTCTTGACACGAGGAGGCCTCAGCAAAGCTTCTAAAGTGATTAACATCAGTGAGGACATTTTTGCTGGCTTTAACTGCACATTACGAGGTGGCAGTGTTACACACCATGAATACATCCAAGTTGGCAAGGGAAGGGATGTTGGATTGAATCAGATATCCATGTTTGAAGCCAAGATTGCTAGTGGAAATGGCGAGCAAGTTCTCAGCAGAGATGTGTATAGGTTGGGTCATAGATTGGACTTTTTCCGTATGCTATCATTTTTTTACACTACTGTTGGATTCTTTTTCAACACAATGTTGGTTGTGGGGACTGTGTATGCATTTTTATGGGGCCGACTTTATCTGGCTCTTAGTGGTGTTGAAAGTTCTGCTGCAAATGACAGTGAAACCAATAAAGCACTTGGTGCCATCTTGAACCAACAGTTCATCATCCAACTTGGTTTGTTTACGGCCCTTCCGATGATTGTGGAGAACTCTCTTGAGCATGGATTTCTTCAAGCTATTTGGGATTTCCTGACTATGTTGCTTCAGCTTTCATCTGTTTTTTACGCATTCTCCATGGGAACTCGCACTCACTTTTTTGGCCGGACTGTCCTTCATGGTGGTGCAAAGTATCGAGCCACTGGACGTGGTTTTGTTGTGCAGCATAAGGGCTTTGCAGAAAATTATCGGCTTTATGCACGTAGCCACTTTATAAAGGCTATTGAGCTTGGATTGATTCTTACAGTTTATGCAGCATACAGCCCTATAGCTAAGGACACATTTATTTACATAGCCATGAGCATCTCAAGTTGGTTCATGGTTGTTTCGTGGATAATGGCCCCGTTTGTCTTCAATCCTTCTGGTTTTGATTGGTTGAAGACTGTATATGACTTTGATGAATTCATGAACTGGATTTGGTTTCATGGTGGTGTGTTTGCAAAAGCAGAAGAGAGCTGGGAACAATGGTGGTATGAGGAACAAGATCATCTGAGGACAACTGGTCTCTGGGGAAAGATACTGGAGATAATTTTAGACCTCCgcttcttcttttttcagtACACGCTGGTATACCAGCTAAATATTGCTGCTGGAAGTACCAGTATTTCTGTTTACTTGCTTTCTTGGATCTATGTTGTTGTGGCGTTTGGGATTTATGCAGTAATATCCTATGCCCGTGACAAATATGCCGCAGAAGAACACATCTACTACCGACTGGTTCAGTTCCTTCTTGTCATAATTGCTATACTTGTGATAATTGCCCTGATGGAATTTACAAAGTTCAAGTTTATAGATCTTTTCACAAGTCTGTTGGCTTTTATCCCTACTGGATGGGGCCTCATATTAATTGCCCAAGTATTCCGACCCTTTTTACGTTCCACAAGGGCCTGGCAGGCTGTGGTTTCTGTTGCTAGATTGTATGATATTATGTTTGGAGTGATTGTCATGACCCCTGTGGCATTTCTATCGTGGATGCCTGGATTCCAGTCTATGCAGACAAGGATACTATTCAATGAAGCATTCAGCAGAGGCCTTAGGATATTTCAGATTGTTACTGGAAAAAAAGCTAAGGGTGACAACTAA